One Candidatus Palauibacter australiensis DNA window includes the following coding sequences:
- a CDS encoding prolyl oligopeptidase family serine peptidase — MMRIFRTFPVLFALISASADAVPPPLAAQDEEEQVGLDLPLGYILPDATVQALFATDPNYATLDHVSPDGDHFVVPLSTELSTLAEVGEETLRLGMLEIRARTDRPWHLDIYGLYGFRFYSLSERTYIDVDLPDGIYVSDLTWSPDGSRLAFLAHLEERTEVWVADTGDGSVTPAGDVHVITSIGTASRGQGSAPSRMLQWTPSGSVLTLAAPADRGSPPVSPALPSGPTIRHTRAEATPTRTMPFLLEDEHGADLFEYYTRSQIVELTPGGPARAVGEPGMYESLSVSPDGRHVMATRLARPFSYIASYTGFPRVTEVIEVESGDVLATLEERDLRESARGGGSGGDPRDWTWRPDGSGISYLQRAEADDGEDGENGADGDDDRPDRIMRLRAPFGDGDAEVVATSDDRISGVTYSADGRHAFADVRRDGDAALVHYGLGGADPEGHTLVPFHDLGDAVELPGDLLTGRTGNGLEYARVSSGGESAYLRGDGWKEDFRPQPFVDRLSIPDGATERLFEGSRDSFDRPLVPLDADLERMVVSREGKNTFPDSYLWTRDGGMENLTRNEDPFPQLTAARRIDFEFTRRDGLEIQGRVSLPVDYVEGTRVPAVFWTYPREYRSEDDFDNATIRARNHNAYTNLTWLRWSDIWLTQGYAIVYPDIPIVGENYNDYYISNMVDGMYAAIRAVDALGVVDMDRIGHGGHSYGAFATANFLAHTPFFKAGIAGDGAYNRSLTPMGFQAEPRDIWEAPHVYMEMSPFFKADQINTPLLLYHGADDNNSGTYPIQSRRMIQALTGLGKTAALFEYPFESHTPRAIENNLDMWARWIDWFDRYVKGEAGEGTHTTTEGGRG, encoded by the coding sequence ATGATGAGGATCTTCCGCACCTTTCCCGTCCTCTTCGCTCTGATTTCGGCGTCGGCTGACGCCGTGCCTCCGCCGCTGGCCGCCCAGGATGAGGAGGAGCAGGTCGGACTCGACCTCCCGCTGGGGTACATCCTGCCCGATGCGACGGTGCAGGCGCTGTTCGCGACCGACCCCAACTACGCGACGCTGGACCACGTCAGTCCGGATGGAGATCACTTCGTCGTGCCGCTCTCCACGGAGCTTTCGACGCTGGCCGAGGTGGGGGAAGAGACGCTGCGGCTCGGGATGCTCGAGATCCGGGCGCGTACGGACCGCCCGTGGCACCTCGACATCTACGGCCTGTACGGCTTCCGATTCTACTCGCTGAGCGAACGCACCTACATCGATGTGGACCTGCCGGACGGCATCTATGTGAGCGACCTTACGTGGTCGCCGGACGGGTCGCGGCTCGCCTTCCTCGCGCACCTCGAGGAGCGCACGGAAGTCTGGGTCGCGGACACGGGCGACGGGAGCGTGACGCCGGCTGGCGACGTACACGTGATCACTTCCATCGGGACCGCGTCGCGGGGCCAGGGATCCGCGCCTTCGCGCATGCTGCAGTGGACGCCTTCGGGCTCGGTCCTCACCCTCGCGGCCCCGGCGGACCGCGGATCCCCGCCCGTGTCTCCGGCGCTGCCGTCGGGCCCCACGATCCGCCACACGCGGGCGGAGGCCACGCCGACGCGCACGATGCCCTTCCTGCTCGAGGACGAGCACGGCGCGGACCTGTTCGAGTACTACACGCGCAGCCAGATCGTGGAACTGACGCCTGGCGGCCCCGCGCGCGCGGTGGGCGAGCCGGGCATGTACGAGTCGCTGTCGGTGAGCCCCGACGGGCGGCACGTGATGGCGACGCGCCTCGCGCGTCCCTTCTCCTACATCGCGAGCTACACCGGCTTCCCGCGCGTCACGGAGGTCATCGAGGTGGAGAGCGGCGACGTGCTCGCCACGCTGGAGGAGCGGGATCTGCGGGAAAGCGCACGCGGCGGCGGATCGGGCGGGGACCCGCGCGACTGGACGTGGCGTCCGGACGGGAGCGGGATCTCCTACCTGCAGCGCGCGGAGGCCGACGACGGGGAAGACGGAGAAAACGGGGCGGACGGGGACGACGACCGCCCCGACCGCATCATGCGGCTGCGCGCCCCGTTCGGCGACGGCGATGCGGAGGTCGTGGCCACCAGCGACGACCGGATCTCGGGCGTCACCTACTCCGCGGACGGCCGCCACGCCTTCGCCGACGTGCGGCGGGATGGCGATGCGGCGCTCGTACACTACGGGCTGGGGGGCGCCGACCCCGAGGGACACACCCTCGTCCCGTTCCACGACCTGGGCGACGCGGTCGAGTTGCCGGGCGATCTCCTCACGGGCCGGACCGGGAACGGGCTCGAGTACGCCCGGGTGTCTTCCGGCGGGGAGAGCGCCTACCTGCGCGGCGACGGGTGGAAGGAGGACTTCCGGCCGCAGCCCTTCGTCGACCGGCTGTCGATTCCCGACGGAGCCACCGAGCGCCTGTTCGAGGGCTCGCGGGACAGCTTCGACCGGCCGCTCGTCCCGCTCGACGCCGATCTCGAGCGCATGGTCGTGAGCCGGGAAGGGAAGAACACGTTCCCGGACAGTTACCTGTGGACCCGGGACGGCGGGATGGAGAACCTGACGCGGAACGAGGATCCGTTCCCGCAACTCACCGCCGCGCGCCGCATCGACTTCGAGTTCACGCGCCGGGACGGGCTGGAGATCCAGGGGCGGGTGTCGCTCCCCGTCGATTACGTCGAAGGCACGCGGGTGCCCGCCGTCTTCTGGACCTATCCGCGCGAGTACCGGAGCGAGGACGACTTCGACAACGCGACGATCCGCGCGCGCAACCACAACGCGTACACGAACCTGACGTGGCTGCGCTGGTCCGACATCTGGCTCACGCAGGGGTACGCGATCGTCTATCCCGATATCCCCATCGTGGGCGAGAACTACAACGACTATTACATCTCGAACATGGTCGACGGGATGTACGCCGCGATCCGCGCGGTGGACGCGCTCGGCGTCGTCGACATGGACCGGATCGGGCACGGCGGCCACAGCTACGGCGCCTTCGCGACCGCGAACTTCCTCGCGCACACGCCCTTCTTCAAGGCGGGGATCGCGGGGGACGGCGCCTACAACCGCTCGCTCACGCCGATGGGGTTCCAGGCCGAGCCGCGCGACATCTGGGAGGCGCCCCACGTCTACATGGAGATGTCGCCGTTCTTCAAGGCGGACCAGATCAACACGCCGCTCCTCCTGTACCACGGCGCGGACGACAACAACTCGGGCACCTATCCCATCCAGTCGAGGCGCATGATCCAGGCGCTCACCGGACTCGGGAAGACGGCGGCGCTGTTCGAGTATCCCTTCGAGTCGCACACGCCGCGCGCGATCGAGAACAACCTCGACATGTGGGCCCGCTGGATCGACTGGTTCGACCGCTACGTGAAGGGTGAAGCCGGCGAGGGCACGCACACGACGACGGAGGGCGGTCGCGGGTAA
- a CDS encoding FG-GAP-like repeat-containing protein produces the protein MLLTAAVACGPPDFSAPAQPGAWTDVPGARWRPLVVEGADAGFTPVPLSWSGVDFGNALSDASFLENQMRGNGSGVAAGDVNGDGRPDIYLARLEGPNALYINLGDWRFREAAAVSGVAAADRFSTGATFGDVDGDGDHDLLLTSIEGPKSVFLNDGSGRFTEAPEAGLRDSRGGMSSALADIDGDGDLDLYLTRYKSRSVLDLFAGDEVAFPNTVRRVGREFEVVERFADHYELAWRADGVVRLEKGEADELYLNEFDEDGSDGGGFRHVPFSSGAFLDADGAPLGTAPTEWGLAARFGDLDADGDPDLYVANDLHSPDRLWINRGDGTFRPPPPHALPTTSASSMAVDFSDVDRDGDADVFVLDMLARDSRSRKTQDPVSRVEHTPPGEAAGAQQVNRNTLLANRGDGTWAEVGRQAGVEASGWSWSALFLDVDLDGFEDLLIPNGHIRDLMDADTQISIREAGLSGERESTLLYRPLPLPNVAFRNLGGTGFEEVGRAWGVAPEPDVSHGAALADFDGDGDLDAVVNRLESPALLLRNDAAAPRLAVRLRGEAPNTAGVGATVWLEVEGLPRQTKEVAAGGGYLSGSEALVSFAMGEAAEGTLGVEWRGGGRSRVRVDGPNRLYEIFEVEASGQEASGAGAVAPPPAPVAAPWFELDESFGPIHDEPPFPEVARQPLLPLRLSRMGPSVAWHDLDGDGDPDLLLGSGAGAAPVLFRNDGGALVRVTLAGPRAPVDQAAVIPLPSGDTARVLLGLSSYEAPPAEVTQVPAVVSAEWPGAAMAGVAVTPLNRGVAPGSSGSAGPLAVADYDLDGRLDLFAGARVMPGGYPLSGPSRVFRGRPGGGFEEDRRDAAAFERLGMVTGAVFTDYDVDGDPDLAVSIEWGPVRLLRNDRGRFSDVTEEVGLGEHPGRWNGVSAGDFDGDGRPDLVAVSWGDNTEYRPTPGAPLELHFGDVDRNGTLDLVEAQRDERLGASAPLAALGRLAEHIPPVGGRLPTRAAYAEADVSEVLGAWPEGRLEAAELRHTVFLNRGDRFDAAPLPPEAQQAPSLGVLVADANGDGREDLFLSQNFFATDEDTPRYDAGRGLWLEGDGRGGFRPVPGQESGVAAYGDQRGAAAADIDGDGRLDFVLGINGGAARLFRGAGTSPGLRVRVAGTAENRHGIGAVLRVVYADGLGPAREVRAGSGTGSHDDPVQILGLSGDPLAIEVRWPGGAVARVEVPPGAREVTIGPP, from the coding sequence GTGCTGCTGACTGCCGCGGTTGCTTGCGGCCCGCCGGACTTCTCCGCGCCTGCGCAGCCCGGCGCGTGGACGGACGTGCCCGGCGCCCGCTGGCGGCCCCTCGTAGTGGAGGGCGCCGACGCTGGGTTCACGCCCGTTCCGCTTTCGTGGTCCGGCGTGGACTTCGGCAACGCGCTCTCGGACGCGAGCTTCCTCGAGAACCAGATGCGGGGCAACGGCTCGGGCGTGGCGGCGGGCGACGTGAACGGGGACGGGCGGCCCGACATCTACCTGGCCCGCCTCGAGGGCCCGAACGCCCTCTACATCAACCTCGGAGACTGGCGGTTCCGTGAGGCCGCGGCGGTGAGCGGGGTCGCCGCGGCGGACCGGTTCTCGACCGGCGCCACCTTCGGGGACGTGGACGGAGACGGCGACCACGACCTCCTGCTCACCTCCATCGAGGGCCCGAAGTCCGTCTTCCTGAACGACGGGTCAGGGCGGTTCACCGAGGCGCCGGAGGCCGGACTGCGGGACTCGCGCGGCGGGATGTCGAGTGCGCTGGCCGACATCGACGGAGACGGCGATCTGGACCTCTACCTCACGCGCTACAAGAGCCGCTCCGTCCTCGATCTCTTTGCCGGGGACGAGGTCGCCTTCCCGAATACCGTGCGACGCGTGGGGCGGGAGTTCGAGGTCGTGGAACGCTTCGCCGATCACTACGAGCTGGCGTGGCGGGCCGACGGCGTCGTGCGGCTCGAGAAGGGGGAGGCCGACGAACTCTACCTGAACGAGTTCGACGAGGACGGGAGCGACGGTGGCGGCTTCCGGCACGTGCCGTTCTCCTCCGGCGCCTTCCTCGACGCCGACGGCGCACCGCTGGGGACCGCCCCGACCGAATGGGGGCTGGCGGCCCGCTTCGGGGACCTGGACGCCGACGGCGACCCGGACCTCTACGTCGCGAACGACCTGCACAGCCCCGACCGGCTGTGGATCAACCGGGGGGACGGGACCTTCCGCCCGCCGCCGCCCCACGCGCTGCCCACGACGAGCGCCTCCTCCATGGCGGTGGACTTCTCGGACGTCGACCGGGACGGAGACGCGGACGTGTTCGTGCTCGACATGCTGGCCCGCGACTCGCGCTCAAGGAAGACGCAGGACCCGGTGTCGCGCGTGGAGCACACGCCGCCCGGCGAGGCCGCGGGGGCGCAGCAGGTGAACCGCAATACGCTGCTCGCCAACCGGGGGGACGGCACCTGGGCCGAGGTCGGGCGCCAGGCGGGGGTCGAGGCGTCCGGGTGGTCCTGGTCGGCCCTCTTCCTCGACGTGGACCTGGACGGTTTCGAGGACCTCCTCATCCCGAACGGCCACATCCGGGACCTGATGGACGCGGACACGCAGATCTCCATCCGCGAAGCGGGCCTCTCGGGCGAGCGCGAGTCCACTCTCCTGTACCGTCCCCTGCCGCTGCCCAACGTGGCGTTCCGGAACCTGGGCGGGACCGGGTTCGAGGAGGTGGGGCGCGCCTGGGGCGTGGCGCCGGAGCCGGACGTGTCGCACGGGGCGGCGCTGGCGGATTTCGACGGGGACGGGGACCTGGACGCGGTGGTGAACCGGCTCGAGAGCCCGGCGCTGCTGCTGCGCAACGATGCCGCGGCGCCCCGGCTCGCCGTCCGCCTGCGGGGAGAGGCGCCGAACACGGCCGGGGTCGGCGCCACGGTGTGGCTCGAAGTCGAGGGTCTGCCGCGCCAGACGAAGGAGGTCGCGGCGGGCGGCGGCTATCTCTCGGGTTCGGAGGCGCTCGTCTCGTTCGCGATGGGGGAGGCCGCCGAGGGCACGCTGGGCGTGGAGTGGCGCGGCGGGGGCCGGTCGCGGGTGCGCGTCGATGGCCCGAACCGGCTGTACGAGATCTTCGAGGTGGAGGCCTCCGGGCAGGAAGCGTCCGGCGCGGGAGCCGTCGCTCCGCCACCCGCCCCGGTCGCGGCGCCGTGGTTCGAACTGGACGAGAGCTTCGGGCCGATCCACGACGAGCCGCCGTTCCCCGAGGTGGCGCGCCAGCCGCTCCTCCCGCTGCGGCTGTCCCGCATGGGGCCGAGCGTGGCGTGGCACGACCTGGACGGCGACGGGGACCCCGACTTGCTCCTGGGCTCGGGCGCCGGCGCGGCGCCGGTGCTGTTCCGGAACGACGGGGGGGCGCTGGTCCGCGTGACGCTGGCGGGCCCGCGCGCGCCCGTCGACCAGGCCGCGGTGATCCCGCTTCCTTCAGGGGACACGGCCAGGGTGCTGCTCGGGCTGTCCAGCTACGAGGCGCCGCCGGCCGAGGTGACGCAGGTGCCGGCCGTCGTGTCTGCCGAGTGGCCGGGGGCCGCGATGGCGGGCGTGGCGGTGACCCCGCTCAACCGCGGCGTCGCGCCGGGCTCATCGGGGTCGGCGGGCCCGCTGGCCGTCGCCGACTACGACCTCGACGGACGGCTCGATCTCTTCGCGGGCGCGCGGGTCATGCCCGGCGGCTACCCGCTCTCCGGCCCCTCCCGGGTGTTCCGGGGCCGTCCGGGCGGCGGCTTCGAGGAGGACCGGCGGGACGCGGCGGCCTTCGAGCGCCTGGGCATGGTGACCGGGGCCGTGTTCACGGACTACGACGTGGACGGCGACCCGGATCTCGCCGTCTCCATCGAGTGGGGCCCCGTGCGGCTGCTCAGGAACGATCGGGGGCGCTTCTCCGACGTCACGGAGGAGGTGGGACTCGGCGAGCACCCCGGGCGCTGGAACGGCGTGTCCGCGGGCGACTTCGACGGCGATGGACGCCCGGACCTGGTGGCGGTCTCCTGGGGGGACAACACCGAGTACCGCCCGACGCCCGGGGCCCCGCTCGAACTCCATTTCGGGGACGTGGACCGCAACGGCACCCTCGATCTCGTGGAGGCGCAGCGGGACGAACGGCTCGGCGCGTCCGCGCCGCTGGCCGCGCTGGGCCGGCTCGCCGAGCACATCCCGCCGGTGGGCGGGCGCCTGCCGACGCGCGCCGCCTACGCCGAGGCAGACGTGAGCGAGGTGCTGGGCGCGTGGCCGGAGGGTCGGCTGGAGGCGGCGGAACTGCGGCACACGGTGTTCCTGAACCGGGGCGACCGCTTCGATGCGGCGCCGCTCCCGCCCGAGGCGCAGCAGGCCCCCTCGCTCGGAGTCCTGGTGGCGGACGCCAACGGCGACGGCCGCGAGGACCTGTTCCTGTCCCAGAACTTCTTCGCCACCGACGAGGACACGCCGCGCTACGACGCGGGACGGGGGCTGTGGCTCGAGGGCGACGGGCGCGGCGGGTTCCGCCCGGTCCCGGGACAGGAGTCGGGGGTCGCCGCCTACGGAGACCAGCGCGGCGCCGCGGCCGCGGACATCGACGGCGACGGCCGCCTCGATTTCGTGCTGGGGATCAACGGCGGCGCGGCGCGACTGTTTCGCGGCGCCGGAACCTCGCCCGGCCTGCGGGTCCGCGTCGCCGGGACGGCGGAGAACCGCCACGGAATCGGAGCTGTCCTGCGCGTGGTGTACGCCGACGGCCTCGGCCCCGCGCGCGAAGTGAGGGCCGGATCCGGAACCGGCTCCCACGACGACCCCGTGCAGATCCTCGGCCTCTCGGGCGACCCCCTGGCGATCGAGGTCCGGTGGCCCGGAGGCGCCGTCGCGCGCGTCGAGGTCCCCCCGGGCGCCCGCGAAGTAACCATCGGCCCCCCGTGA
- a CDS encoding nucleotidyltransferase domain-containing protein, with product MADAKQPATQNGGCSVDDSTLDEIIRRIVAVSQPEKVILFGSAARNEMGPHSDIDLLVIKPALREGRVIYDAA from the coding sequence ATGGCTGACGCGAAACAGCCGGCGACGCAGAACGGCGGGTGCTCGGTCGATGACTCGACGCTGGACGAGATCATCCGGCGGATCGTCGCCGTCTCTCAGCCGGAAAAAGTCATCCTCTTCGGCTCCGCCGCCCGGAACGAGATGGGCCCGCACAGCGACATCGACCTCCTCGTCATCAAGCCGGCGCTCCGGGAAGGCCGAGTGATTTATGACGCCGCCTGA
- a CDS encoding DoxX family membrane protein — protein sequence MNRELKAKAALAPRSWAAFVARMILGFIFFMAGFWKVFELGAVQHARGLFVEAYADTFLPAWSLWAAGIAIPFIELVCGALMLAGWRRRIAALGLGGVLILVTFGHLLAEPLYVFSAHVIPRTLLLVIVLLLFEDDRLSLDARLARRTASA from the coding sequence ATGAACCGGGAGTTGAAGGCGAAAGCGGCGCTCGCTCCGAGGAGCTGGGCCGCGTTCGTGGCGCGGATGATCCTCGGCTTCATCTTCTTCATGGCCGGGTTCTGGAAGGTGTTCGAACTCGGAGCCGTCCAGCACGCGCGGGGCCTGTTCGTGGAGGCCTACGCCGACACGTTCCTCCCCGCCTGGTCGCTGTGGGCCGCCGGGATCGCGATCCCGTTCATCGAACTCGTCTGCGGGGCGCTGATGCTGGCGGGCTGGCGGCGCCGGATCGCCGCGCTGGGGTTGGGCGGGGTCCTCATCCTCGTCACCTTCGGCCACCTGCTCGCCGAACCCCTCTACGTCTTCAGCGCGCACGTGATCCCGCGCACGCTCCTGCTCGTCATCGTCCTCCTCCTGTTCGAGGACGACCGCCTCAGCCTCGACGCCCGCCTCGCTCGCCGCACCGCCTCAGCATGA
- a CDS encoding heme-binding protein: MRARRCFVILCLVAPALTAIPAAAQVEDRPMLTSAAAMTMIHGCLTKAEEEGWRMHIAIMDNHGNLKGYHRMDDAQLLSQDISMAKARSSALSPRSTQQWGEIAFGNGVSAAAFVPGMNYFEGGLPIMTDDDQHIGGIGVSGDTGANDAICAQAGIEAAGLN, from the coding sequence ATGCGTGCCCGTCGCTGTTTCGTTATTCTCTGTCTCGTCGCCCCGGCGCTGACGGCCATCCCCGCCGCCGCCCAGGTCGAGGACCGTCCCATGCTCACCAGCGCCGCCGCCATGACCATGATTCACGGCTGCCTGACCAAGGCGGAGGAGGAGGGGTGGCGCATGCACATCGCCATCATGGACAACCACGGCAACCTGAAGGGTTACCACCGGATGGACGACGCGCAGCTGCTGTCACAGGACATCTCGATGGCCAAGGCCCGCAGCTCGGCCCTGAGCCCGCGGTCGACGCAGCAGTGGGGCGAGATCGCCTTCGGCAACGGCGTCTCCGCCGCCGCCTTCGTTCCCGGCATGAATTACTTCGAGGGCGGGCTGCCGATCATGACCGATGACGACCAGCACATCGGCGGCATCGGGGTCAGCGGCGACACCGGTGCCAACGACGCCATCTGCGCGCAAGCGGGCATCGAAGCCGCGGGCCTGAACTAG
- a CDS encoding DNA polymerase Y family protein, with product MDAGRGSRRALCLWWPGFELELERIRTPSLADPPLALPTVGDRRRIEMGCALAASFGVEPGMIVSQAIALCPSLVLCEPDPDFHDAARDRIAEVLRGWSPVVERSVDRGRFFVGVDGLERLYGPPERQIAGLRARLEALSPWLAASARIGCAPGKFAAWVAARSAGSARSTGSAGSGRSGAAVCVAPADLAAFLAPQPVDVLPVSPRVAGRLKRLGVRRLGQLVRMPEPALVSQFGADGRRALAWARGTRIDRVRPEAPARPIRVALDFPSPIGQLELLHAALDRLIGRALEHPRRRGKSVRGLRVSASLEDGGSWSIRAVAREPTSEPERLGAFLRSRIALDRPRRAVETLRLELFRFGPASAQTGLFDPREGAARVLGSLETKDGELLPAFRRAARLLRLRLGGAALFRVLELEPNSRIPERRHALMEIA from the coding sequence ATGGACGCAGGTCGCGGGAGCCGGAGGGCGCTCTGCCTCTGGTGGCCGGGGTTCGAGCTGGAACTGGAGCGGATCCGGACGCCGTCGCTCGCGGACCCGCCGCTCGCGCTGCCGACGGTGGGAGACCGCCGCCGCATCGAGATGGGGTGCGCGCTCGCGGCCTCCTTCGGAGTCGAACCGGGCATGATCGTCTCGCAGGCGATCGCGCTCTGTCCCTCGCTCGTCCTCTGCGAACCGGATCCGGATTTTCACGACGCGGCGCGCGACCGGATCGCGGAAGTCCTCCGCGGCTGGAGTCCGGTCGTCGAACGGTCGGTGGATCGGGGGCGGTTCTTCGTGGGGGTCGACGGACTCGAACGCCTGTACGGCCCGCCGGAGCGTCAGATCGCGGGGCTCCGGGCGCGGCTTGAGGCGCTGTCGCCGTGGCTCGCGGCGAGCGCCCGGATCGGCTGCGCGCCGGGGAAATTCGCGGCCTGGGTCGCGGCGCGGTCCGCGGGGTCTGCCCGGTCGACGGGGTCGGCGGGCTCCGGTCGGTCGGGCGCGGCCGTCTGCGTGGCACCGGCCGACCTCGCTGCGTTTCTGGCGCCGCAGCCGGTCGATGTGCTGCCGGTGTCGCCGCGCGTGGCCGGGCGGCTGAAGCGGCTCGGGGTCCGCCGGCTCGGACAGCTCGTGCGCATGCCCGAGCCGGCGCTCGTGTCGCAGTTCGGGGCCGATGGGCGCCGGGCGCTCGCCTGGGCGCGGGGGACGCGCATCGACCGTGTGCGGCCGGAGGCGCCGGCCCGGCCGATTCGCGTCGCGCTCGACTTTCCGAGCCCGATCGGACAGCTCGAACTGCTGCACGCCGCGCTCGACCGGCTCATCGGTCGTGCGCTCGAGCATCCGCGGCGGCGAGGCAAGAGCGTCCGCGGCCTCAGGGTGTCGGCGAGCCTCGAGGACGGCGGCTCCTGGTCCATTCGCGCGGTTGCCCGGGAACCCACGAGCGAGCCCGAACGGCTCGGGGCGTTCCTCCGCTCGCGGATCGCGCTCGACCGGCCCCGGCGCGCGGTCGAGACGCTGCGGCTCGAACTCTTCCGCTTCGGTCCGGCGAGCGCGCAGACGGGGCTCTTCGACCCGAGGGAAGGCGCGGCCCGCGTCCTCGGTTCGCTGGAGACGAAGGATGGCGAACTCCTGCCCGCGTTCCGCCGCGCGGCGCGCCTGCTGCGGCTGCGGCTGGGAGGCGCCGCGCTGTTCCGGGTGCTCGAACTGGAGCCGAACTCCCGAATTCCCGAGCGCCGGCACGCGCTCATGGAAATTGCGTAG